Genomic DNA from Rana temporaria chromosome 1, aRanTem1.1, whole genome shotgun sequence:
ACCccatagtttttttcttttaaaccttAACATAGACATTGATCTACACATTTTGGGAAATTATCACCCTCCGAGATAAAATGTCCTAATTCTTACATATTTTGATTAGATGAATTATAAAACAGATGATAAAGGTGCAGGTTTGTAAACGTTTTCAAGATAATTCACAATAAAGATTTATACACAGGCGAGTATAGTTGCCTACAATGGGGGGGAGGTGTCTGATGGCCATGATGCCTTGTAACTTATCCACAAAGTACGGAGAACAATGAAAatggcaccacatggaagtaTAAATGTATCTTCACTGTGAGACTAAAGATTATTACCTGACTGTaatttattgttctttttttaCAAGGTACATTTGTCTTGGTCAGATCTACGCCTCATACAGTTACATCTGGTGACTTGTGAAAGTGTCATTGCCTAATATTTCCAAGGGACAGTTTCCCTCAGATGCCAAAATTAGACATgagcaatttgttttgttccaaattaGTTTTATAACAAATgttgacaaattagttaatttGGAAATACCCAAATTAAGAAAACTTTTCCTAACATAAGTAAATTTGaacatttgaaaatgaaaaaaattgaaaatatggaaatttggaaatttgaaattcgaaaatccaaaaacctgaaaatttgaatatctacaataataactaactactaataacttaactattactacctattaaattataggtatcggAAATTCCTTTAAAATCTGGCTGTTGGTGAAcgtaataaatataaatttacccgaagttacaaattacctgaacaatctaaacaaatggaacgtgacaaattaataatgataaataacaataataaaaataaagttttattattatttatttagttccattccatttgtttagatgcagcattcgttatttcggatacaTTGTAACTTAGGATACATTTGTATTTGGTCCATTCAATAACAGAcacatttgaaaggaaattccaatatctaTAACTTAATAGTTAGCTATTATTAGTTAGCTagctagttagttattctttcaaattttcagattttctttcttattttcagattttttaaattttgtaatTTACGAATTTAGAAATTTAGAAATTTTTGAACTTACACATTTTCAAATTcatgaatttacgaattgcgatcataatgaatgacccggaaaaaaaaaaatgaatgaaactaAAACAAACAATTTATTTCGGCAGTGCACGTTTAGACAAGATGCCTCCAAACTTTGTAAACAACATAGATAACTTCTGATACATTTGTGGCAATGTTACATTTGCACCCCAAAAGGGATGGTGGTGGTAAAAAAAGCCATAGCAGTCACTATTATGATTGGTGGGTTCCCTCCACACCATTGGGACTGGGAAAGGCATGgactttttattctttattttttttagccaatgACTCAAATAAGTTGCACATGTGATGCAACAATAATGAGGGGCCCAACTCTTGTCCTGATCCCCTATTTTTCAAACATAATTTAGgtggtcaaactcaatttcattgtgggccacatcagcagtatggttgcctttagggggccagttgtatctggggtgtgctcaggggcggactggtaactcatggggcccccgggcaatagaagattatggggctccgGGCTtaaagatggccaccacgccagaaggcagtgcagaggcggggcagctaaaatctcaggattttcacatcaaaaacatGTCGGTattggacatatcggggacagatgtaaaaaaacacagatttttacatactgtcccttttttttactgagcctggcaaccctgatggggcccctagtggcatggcccttgggcagtgcccgagggcccaaatagtcagtctgcccctgggtgtgctacatacagagttcagggttaAAGAGTGTGTTACAtagagaatgcagagttcagggttacACTATGTACAGACTGTAGaattcaggagtgcactatgtacagagcgcagggttcaggggaACACTATGTACAGAGCACAGGGTTCAGGGGAACACTATGTACAGAGCGCAGGGTTGAGGGGAACACTATGtacagagcgcagggttcaggggaacactatgtacagagtgcagggttcagaggaACACTATGCACAGTGTACAACCTCACCCCTCTCCAAAGCTTCCTCACATCTCTCTCCTACCTGGCCTgactctagtacctccctgtgtaggcggCTTTGCCTCACCCTGCAGGGAGATCATTTTCTATCTAGATTCTGGAGATCTGTCCCTTCTGGGCCCCACTGTGACCTTGTATTTTAAGTTTGTTTGACCTCCTTTTTATCTTCAGTGGTCCTTTAGTGGTTTTtatgacctgcaccatttggagcaatctctctttttttgttcattgtTTGGAGTTTACATGAACTGGTCCATACTCAGCCTGCAGTAGAGGGTCCACTGGCCTGTCACCTCAGTCCTCGAGATCCATTTCACAGGAGTTACCAAGATTGCATTGCTTTTCTGGAAGATCCTGCTACGCTGATTCCAGTCTCTTAAGACCACAAGCTCACCAGACCCACTGTTTTATAAACAGATGAGTCCACAACACagcgtaaggccccatacacaccatagaatctatccgcagataaatcccatcaaatgggtttctgcggatagatcctatggtgtgtacacgccaacggatatttatccgcagataaatctcccctgggatggatttccagcagatggatatttgctgacatgctcaacaaatccatctgctggaatccatcccaacggatggatccgctcgtctgtacagacttaccggatccatccgtctaaagggattccccgcacgcgccgtaatgatttgacgcatgcgtggaattccttatatgacagcgtcgcgcccgtcgccgcgtcataatagcggcgacggcgcgacacgtcatcggcagaggattttagcgcggatttcaatgcgatggtgtgtacacgccattgcatagaaatcctctgaaatcttagagaggatttatccgcggatacggtccgctggaccgtatctgcggataaatcctctcgtgtgtatggggcctaagagtattTCATCCTCTCTTTGTGTGaatctatctcgatctctttcGGCTATTGGCTTTTCAAAATCCAGTGTCTTAAtttggaaggaatttttttccacaTCACGTGGTCACCACACATATATGGACTTCCATATcactgtattttattgtgataatTTCACCCAGTATTTGTTTTGATGTTATTTTAACAGTCACACtgtatttgatttatttatttagcgctgcactatttttttcTACTATTGATATACTTTGTTTTTTGGAGTTCTGGCagctttttcacttttatttaatATACTTTGCATGTGAGTTTAGCCCAGTTTTTTCTCTATTTTCACAGTGTGTACATGGACTTGTTAGTTCCAGGAACCACTGAGGGCAAAGATGTCCCTTGTAAACATagaaggcttctgtgtttacaagtgacagtgagGAGCATGGGTGAGAACTAGAATGGAGTTCCACATTCCAGCTGCAAAACTGGGTTGGAGGGTCACATGTCAGGGCCTGGTGAGCCAAATTCAGcttgtgggccttgtgtttgatatCTGTGCTGTAGAGGGATGAATGATAATAGAAGGAAGACTGAGGCTGTTTCTGGTACTGCTGGTACTGAATTGCACTTGTACTGACTGGTGATCTGGAATCTTTCTTTTCTATCACTCTCCAATCAGTGTGTGAGGGCAAAGTAGGGCAAGCTGCTAACTTCAAGTGTTGGTTACATTGTGTGATGCTTTGATTGGCCACAGCATTTTTTTGTTATCAGCACTGTCCAATGGAAAATGCAGTGACAGTACTTTgcttgtgcatgctggggggcgtgtaagagcaagaaaaaaaatgaagctcTGAAATAAGATCCAATCCTGTAACATCCACCTTCCATCCACTTATGTACAATAGGCAGACAGAAGGCAGTCAATGTAcccaaaaaatcataattctgatgATGTCAttcataatgatgatgatgatgatggtagcAATATGGCTGAATTTATTTAATCTGATCTACAGCATTATACATTGAATCAATGTGTTAAATTTACAACATTCTTTTCCCCAGCATTGTCCCTCTTGTATTCAGTTCAGGtttgaaaagtaaaatgtagAGTTTTGGAGAAAACATACACAATAATATTCCAGCACTGGAGGTCAGTATGGCGAATATTtccacagccaccatgtatttccctctggtgctcagataggccgggatcatggcaatccagacactgcagaacaccagcatgctgaaggtgatgtacttggcctcattaaaactgtccggtaatgtcctcACCATGAAAGCCAGAAGAAAACTCACAGCTGCCAGAAACCCCATATAACCCAACATAGAGTAGAACCCGATAACTGACCCTTCATTACACTGAATGAGGATCTTCCCAGGATAGGAGTCCATGTCATACTCCTGAAATGGTGGAGAGATGGACAACCAGAGAATGCAATTCATAACCTGAATGGATGAGCAGAATAACATGACTGTATTGGGAAGTTTGACTCCCACCCATTTTCTACAAGAGCTTCCAGGTCTGGTGGCTTTAAAAGCAATGAAGACCATGATGGTTTTGGCGAGGATAGAAGATGCTGAGATGGTGAAGGGAATTCCAAAAGTGACTTGTTGCAGCATACAGGTAATATCCACAGGACGGCCAAGGAACAGGAATACAGAAAGGAAGCTCAGtatgagggagaggagcagaatgAAGCTGAGGTTCCGGTTATTGGCTCTGACTATGGGAGTGCTCCGAAACCAAACAAATAGTCCAAGTATAAGGAGAGATGTCATAGCAAGCAGGACTGAAgctacagaaaaaaacaaaactagaatgtCCTCTTCGTATGATAAATACTCATTGACCTTGTCAATACAAATAGTTTTAGCTTTGTTAGGCCATTCATTGTCAGGACACTTCTTGCAGAGTTCACTGTCTGTAGAgtaaaaataagtgaaaataacATTAGGCATGGTAGCTATTTGACAGTATTAAATATGATTCCTGTATTTTTCCTTAACCAGAAGATTTACATGATCAGGCTATTTTTTGATAatctctgtgttttttgtttttttgcactataaacgaaaaaagaccaacaatcttgaaaaaaaaacactttttgctataaaacacattcaataaaactttttttaaaaaatcgaatttcttcataaatttaagccaatatgtattctgctacatgtttttgttaaaaatcaAATATATCCCAAtacatgtatattgattggtttatgtgaACTGTGGTATACAATTTGTGGtctatatttatggattttttttatacaagtaatgaaggtgatcagtgacttatagattGTGGCTGAAaaactgacactaactgacacttttgacactttgcgggaaccagtgacactaatacagtaatccgTGCTAATAATATGCACTGCACTGTGTACGGTTATCTGTGggtctagccagtgtttttgtgtactgtgtgtgttgcttttactaggggaagaaatTGATTTTATTCTGCACTTTATaggaacacagggccagattcacaaacagcggcgcaaattaagttactcaaaatgCATGTCATTTAAGTTCcggcgccttaattttttgtcgtaagtgccgtatccacagcgcatttgcggcccaaattgcgcaagcgtaacttaaatcccgaggcgtaaggcggggttattgcaagtgggaaggaagtgggcgtgctccattgtaatgagccgtgaccccatgcaaatgaagggctggccgtgctgcgcatgcgcacacgaatcagcacctcactgggcatgtgcagaacttggctcggcgcaatcagtgagataggaaaaaggccaagcgtacttagtttgagagtcgccctgtgtataaatagccccagacaaacacacttcccttgcaaaagtacatccctgtgttccccttcctagagcaagttgcttctgctctgtcgtctgttggtgtgtgttggtgagtttcgtgttagttaaaagatttggaggagtagtagagtgtagtaaatgtgtgttttttctgattgtattttctgtttgttttttctgattgttttttttctgagtgtattttctgtgtgttttttcagagtttgtttttgaatttgtagtagctgtctgcttgtgtggtttgatttttgtgtttgtttgttgtgtgagtatttttgtttgtttgttgtgtgagtatttttgttagtttattgtgtttgtttgttgttgttgctgagtggtgggtattatggcaccgaagcgcaggaagctcaatttttcgagcatagagaagcagattcttgctcggggcatcgcccaatatgggcgttatttacatggcccttAGAGacggaacaccaccccggccaggaggaaggagatgatccagaaaattactgatcagatcaatgcggcgggggggggaggagacgaggacccccggtgggatacaaaagaagatcaacgatcttaagagcctggtccgtgagaagatggccaagatcaatgcccatgccaggggcactggaggaggtgcaccctgccccatcaggctgagtgaggaggaatgggcagtggcccggtgtttccacccacagcaggtggtgggcctgcctggctatcaatctgattctcctgtgaggacaggtatgtTTTggctttttctatctggtgattagcatgtgtgggtgggggaagggaagatgtgccaagtgtgtggatcctccaacctgtgattgttttgtgtcctccacagatggccaggagattgctgggccatcaggccaggagattgctgggccatcaggccgggaggttgctgggccatcaggccaggatgcaccatcccctggacaagaggctgctgaggagtcccaagaagggcaggagtccccaggggaggggagtggccacacctcccttcatgaggaggttgagggggaggaggatcagggggtggaggatgaagatatggacattgccaggcaagtccttttggcctcggatttgttgacccttgaggctacccctgaggctggcagcagtcaggccaccgtcagggatagcccctcccactcctcccccaacaggcctcaacccacaagggtctctatctcccctcctcccaggtcaCAAGACacggctgcaggcaggatggcgacccatgagaccaggggggtggccaagcgtctgtcggccagtctgcagagggacaatgcccggcagacccgcaatctggctcagatcaaacagactctgagccagatggaggtCAGCCTGGGttcaatgaaggagtcactcactgatgtggccacaaactccttggcggtcatcacatgcttgtgtgacctgcagaccgtcacaacaggcgtggcccaggaggtgagtgccctgacccaggctgtccaggacaatacccgggctggccaggccaatacggctgccctcacaatctgtctcaccaggatagcagtggccttggagggcaggccagcaagaggacagtcaccaggggaggctcctccttcccctgctcacacccccccaggaggatcctccttcccctgctcacacccccccaggaggctcctctggttggccgtggccatgcccatgggcggcccaggcgtagcttacgccACCGCTGTTAATTTttgggggtacttttgtttttttatttttattatttttttgggtatattgtacttatgatttgtttaatgtgtgtgaatgatgtgtgaatgtgggggtggcattcctgattaaataagggtgtcaccctcagttttggtggagtagggatccccaggaccagggagaagtgatcccaggtccatgtgaatggtgtatgaatgcacagtgacataattggagccatggcgtggcgttactgctcccaagtaccattggggagtacttggatctaatccaattagatgtgcatgtgatgtgtctgtgctagggaccacagtgggtgtgcattcatgcattctcattgtgacataattaatgtgtgtgtttactgtgcaaagatgcattctgcgaggcgtctcctgactgctgttccctcagaagagggggtaccctcggtactaaagtcactagtcacTAAAGTcactaaagtcactagtctatgcgcatggatgcccctggcatgttggcatacagattgttgtcctgcaagtgtgtgtgctcagctcttccctaatggtgttgctttagctgacatttacacggcaggtgtaaagttagggctgcttttataaagtgtaattttacaccatgaaactaacagaagcgcacagggcgtaatctacgccgcacacacttaattttgtggatcgccttatctccctcatttgcatctttgcctatcaaaacagctgtgtgtctagcgtattttgcgctcgaagaagcaccggtgtaatttttttaggtaggacggaaaaaaatggatttcaggcgtaactcgttttgaggatcaggcgcaaaaatatgcGCGGCGCATCTTTCTTTTAAtcatcctttatttgattttaaacagcAAAAAACAGAAATTCACAAAGACCCAAGCGACATTCCTCTGGTTTAACCCTCTCATTTTACATAAGTCAGGGATATCAACataaaattcacaaaaaaaataaaataaataaaactcaaaGAAACATTTCCCCAACATATCATTCTCCATGAATACACGAGGAAGAAAGCAATCGCTATACATTTTTGGTATTCTTATCTTATCCTAATTTCCTTCCCCTCTATCTGTTATCTGAGGACAGCTCTCTACTCTGATAACACCTTCTTTGCAATGCAAAGAGTCAGAGTCAGGGCAGAGTCAGGGCAGTtaaactgtctctctctgtttcgcTTTACTTTACCTCCCTTATACCCCCCTTCCGtaacctgtcccccccccccaaaaaaaaaaaaaagaaacaaagaagaaagtttgtctccccccccccgacccCACAGAAGCCACCCCCTCTCAATCCACATCCATCAGGGCCTTTCCCTCCTCCGAATATCTAAATATATTCCATTCCGCCCATGTTTCTAGATataccttccgcttctgccttgaAGTCCATACTAAGTCCTCCATTCTATTCAGGTCTTCCACTCTAGTAAGCCACATCTTTACGGATGGGGCCCATGCCCGCTTCCACAGTCCTGGGATACAAGCCCGGGCCGCATTCAAAAGATGGCACACGACTGATTTCCTGTATTGCCTCACTGGTATCTCCACATTTTGTAGTATAAAAAAAGACCACTCCTCTGGTAATTGTTCCCTGCAAAATCTTTGGGTTATTTCCCTGACCTTTCTCCAATAGCTTAGAATCTTGGGACAGGCCCAGAAGATATGCATTAGGGTTCCTCCTTTCTTTCCACATCTCCAACACCTGTCTGTTATTTCTGGGAAACATTTATTCAGTATCTCCGGGGTCCGATACCACTGAGATAGTATTTTATAgttcatctcttgtgtctttatacacatggggccagattcaagaagcacttgcgcccgcgcaatcataggttgcgcggcgcaagggcttacttgctccggtgtaacgagtgctcccgattcaggaacctcgttacaccgactgcagcctaggacgccattcacgttcacttagaagcaaatgacgtccttgcgacgtcatttgccgcaatgcacgtcgggaaagtttcccgacggagcatgcgctgttcgctcggcgcgggagcgcgcctaatttaaatgattcccgcccccggcgggatcatttacattaggcgcccttacgcagggctatttagcatatcgcccgcgcaatttacggagcaactgctccgtgaatcgcgggcaaagcgcaatatttgcgtgggcgcagagaaacatttttgctctttgcccacgcaaatatttcgcgattctacctgaatctgggccatggatgTTTCAAAGATATTCCTTactatcttaggccccgtacacacgatagaatccatccgcagataaatcccagcaaatgggtttctgcggatagatcctatggtgtgtacacgccagcggatctgtttccgcggagaaatctcctctgggatggattccagcagataggatatttgctgacatgcacaacatatccatctgctggaatccattccaacggatggatccgctcgtctgtacagactcaccggatccatccgtccaaagtgattccccgcatgcgtcgtaatgatttgacgcatgcgtggaatt
This window encodes:
- the LOC120927839 gene encoding vomeronasal type-2 receptor 26-like is translated as MTSLLILGLFVWFRSTPIVRANNRNLSFILLLSLILSFLSVFLFLGRPVDITCMLQQVTFGIPFTISASSILAKTIMVFIAFKATRPGSSCRKWVGVKLPNTVMLFCSSIQVMNCILWLSISPPFQEYDMDSYPGKILIQCNEGSVIGFYSMLGYMGFLAAVSFLLAFMVRTLPDSFNEAKYITFSMLVFCSVWIAMIPAYLSTRGKYMVAVEIFAILTSSAGILLCMFSPKLYILLFKPELNTRGTMLGKRML